A DNA window from Chiloscyllium plagiosum isolate BGI_BamShark_2017 chromosome 9, ASM401019v2, whole genome shotgun sequence contains the following coding sequences:
- the nsl1 gene encoding kinetochore-associated protein NSL1 homolog — protein sequence MEARVGRVRCSSKRAVLAALERLAEPLRKRLKDFPQEAQQIFETAVQENILVNGLLWQEVSEEDELKYGSDIRALDDDLDECIKETASKRKQFPRKIIGHLARTMKAERESLKLYQPAVMTQLKTEVHPEQVSKEKELVKIASNISRDMSDVMKHLPTFMEKAEGLLQTLTLVPIMKQSQTNKAIFSTSTEMCFQNSNEQTLLLGKSDVTPIETERQLKSRKSHKSKVHSSINRKYPKRRLHLGQ from the exons ATGGAGGCCCGGGTTGGCCGCGTGCGTTGCTCCTCGAAGCGCGCGGTTTTGGCTGCGCTCGAGCGTCTGGCCGAGCCGCTACGGAAACGGCTGAAAGACTTCCCGCAGGAGGCCCAACAA ATATTTGAGACTGCTGTTCAGGAGAATATCCTTGTCAATGGCCTATTATGGCAAGAAGTCTCAGAGGAAGATGAGCTCAAATATG GTAGCGACATAAGGGCTTTGGATGATGATTTGGATGAATGCATTAAAGAGACGGCCTCAAAACGTAAGCAGTTTCCAAGGAAGATTATTGGACACCTTGCTAGGACCATGAAAGCAGAAAGGGAATCACTA AAGCTATATCAGCCTGCGGTAATGACCCAATTAAAAACAGAAGTTCATCCAGAACAAG tatccaaggagaaggagTTGGTGAAAATTGCATCAAATATTTCTCGAGATATGAGTGACGTTATGAAG CATTTACCAACATTTATGGAGAAAGCTGAAGGACTTTTGCAAACTCTAACTCTTGTTCCCATTATGAAGCAATCCCAGACAAACAAAGCAATATTCTCAACCTCCACAGAGATGTGTTTCCAAAATAGCAATGAACAAACTCTGCTGCTTGGAAAATCTGATGTCACTCCCATAGAAACTGAAAGACAATTGAAGAGTCGTAAGTCACACAAAAGTAAAGTACATTCTTCCATTAATCGAAAATATCCAAAGCGAAGACTGCATCTTGGTCAATAA